A genomic window from Carassius auratus strain Wakin chromosome 45, ASM336829v1, whole genome shotgun sequence includes:
- the gorab gene encoding RAB6-interacting golgin: MAAWAGFSEEELQRLKHNDELINQAVSVTLGRGRRAAPTNRSRQQLQRERALQLAAKQKEDSQSLPPEQQLTKPPEPPAVTLPAPVKPKDESNPLETQLVKHEAEPAKHDPESPAESAPPAVIKELDKEEVELRENNRLQQLQWEQRIMEEKNKKRKALLTKTIAEKSKQTQAETVKLKKIQRELQLLDDSVSSDIGILRKLIEQSSMDYSQAWKRFEKAEAEYVAAKMDLHRKTEVKEQLTEHLCAIIQQNELRKAQKLEDLMLQLELNAEEDPSAEETDLDDKEREANSQPVTENCPAADTEGCTEVHGSSMSKGSSITEPKISQDNQESEATDVSVDGLS, encoded by the exons ATGGCTGCCTGGGCTGGATTTTCAGAGGAAGAACTGCAACGATTAAAACACAACGACGAGCTCA TAAACCAGGCTGTGTCAGTCACATTGGGTCGCGGCCGGAGAGCCGCTCCGACTAACCGGAGCAGACAGCAGCTGCAGCGGGAAAGAGCTCTGCAGCTGGCAGCCAAACAGAAGGAGGACAGCCAGTCTCTTCCACCCGAACAACAGCTTACCAAGCCCCCAGAGCCTCCTGCTGTCACTCTTCCTGCTCCTGTCAAACCGAAGGACGAGTCCAACCCGTTGGAGACGCAACTGGTTAAACATGAAGCAGAACCTGCTAAACATGACCCAGAATCACCTGCAGAGTCTGCGCCTCCTGCAGTCATCAAGGAGCTGGACAAAGAGGAAGTGGAATT GCGAGAGAACAACCGTCTGCAGCAGTTGCAGTGGGAGCAACGGATAATGGAAGAGaagaataagaaaagaaaagctcTCCTTACAAAAACCATTGCTGAAAA GTCCAAACAGACACAGGCTGAAACTGTGAAACTGAAGAAGATCCAGAGAGAGCTTCAGTTGCTGGATGATTCTGTGTCCAGCGACATTGGGATTCTCAGGAAACTGATAGAGCAATCCAGCATGGATTACTCCCAGGCATG GAAGCGCTTTGAGAAAGCAGAGGCTGAGTATGTTGCTGCTAAGATGGACTTGCACAGGAAAACGGAAGTGAAAGAGCAGCTGACAGAGCACCTGTGTGCAATCATCCAACAGAATGAGCTGCGCAAGGCCCAAAAACTGGAGGACTTGATGCTTCAGCTAGAACTTAATGCTGAGGAAGACCCCAGCGCCGAGGAAACCGATCTAGATGACAAAGAGAGGGAGGCCAACTCCCAACCTGTTACTGAAAATTGTCCTGCAGCAGACACAGAGGGGTGTACAGAGGTGCACGGCTCAAGTATGAGCAAAGGCAGTTCCATTACAGAACCAAAGATCAGTCAAGACAATCAGGAGAGCGAAGCAACAGATGTTTCTGTAGATGGGCTAAGCTAG